The Variovorax paradoxus genome window below encodes:
- a CDS encoding CapA family protein — protein MTGGPQQASGLVRLVAVGDVFLNRDNPAESFAHVGELLKAGDITFGNSEGTYAVNQTPDAHMMAAIIAPPDNINALAQTGFDVMSVANNHINDWGRAGMQSSVERLRREGIQPVGYGRNLDKAFAPVHVTSDGKRVAFVAASMIGSWNAAATADGDGVAMLEIETEYHDLHRQPGSPPHVRSRPTGAAAARVARSFEAAKKDADFVVASFHWGVHCFPASLAEYEGILARLAIDHGADVVLGHHQHILKGVDFHKGKPILHGLGNFAFDLVDIEKIASPAAVRETIEIYGEYGIFSREGYSTVPFHEESRMTVVAHVGLRAGHDPVVELTPCMINTKGQPVPIPASDEAAFARFLAYVKRIHWLADLDSDIRQNGDLISMRPGPRHAGR, from the coding sequence ATGACGGGCGGCCCGCAGCAGGCCTCGGGGCTGGTTCGCCTCGTTGCCGTCGGCGATGTCTTCCTGAACCGCGACAACCCGGCGGAGTCGTTCGCCCACGTCGGCGAGCTCCTGAAGGCAGGAGACATCACCTTCGGCAATTCGGAAGGCACCTACGCGGTCAACCAGACACCTGACGCCCACATGATGGCCGCGATCATCGCACCGCCCGACAACATCAACGCGCTGGCGCAGACCGGGTTCGACGTCATGTCGGTAGCCAACAACCACATCAACGACTGGGGCCGCGCGGGCATGCAGTCCAGCGTCGAAAGGCTGCGCCGCGAGGGCATCCAGCCCGTGGGTTATGGACGCAACCTGGACAAAGCTTTTGCCCCGGTCCATGTGACATCCGACGGCAAGCGGGTGGCCTTCGTCGCCGCATCAATGATCGGTTCGTGGAACGCTGCGGCCACGGCCGATGGCGACGGCGTTGCCATGCTGGAGATCGAGACGGAGTACCACGACCTGCACCGGCAACCCGGCAGCCCGCCGCATGTGCGGTCACGGCCGACCGGAGCGGCCGCGGCGCGTGTGGCCCGCAGCTTCGAGGCCGCGAAGAAGGACGCGGACTTCGTCGTGGCAAGTTTTCACTGGGGCGTGCACTGCTTTCCCGCCAGCTTGGCGGAGTACGAAGGCATCCTGGCGCGGCTCGCCATCGACCATGGGGCGGACGTCGTGTTGGGGCACCACCAGCACATTCTCAAGGGCGTGGACTTCCACAAGGGCAAGCCCATCCTGCACGGGCTCGGCAACTTCGCATTCGACCTCGTGGACATCGAGAAGATCGCGTCGCCCGCCGCGGTGCGCGAGACCATCGAGATTTACGGCGAGTACGGCATTTTCTCGCGCGAAGGTTACTCGACCGTGCCCTTCCATGAGGAGTCGCGGATGACGGTGGTGGCCCATGTCGGGCTTCGGGCGGGTCACGACCCGGTCGTCGAACTGACGCCGTGCATGATCAACACGAAGGGCCAGCCGGTGCCGATTCCCGCGTCAGATGAAGCTGCGTTTGCCCGCTTCCTGGCCTATGTGAAGCGGATTCACTGGCTAGCGGATCTGGACAGTGACATCCGCCAGAACGGTGACCTCATTTCGATGCGGCCCGGCCCCCGTCATGCAGGACGGTGA
- the leuD gene encoding 3-isopropylmalate dehydratase small subunit, which produces MTVPFLRHSGRAASLPLDNIDTDVIIPMQQLLSVPRSELGRCAFNALRYDEQGNERADFQLNTTKGRGASVIVAGRNFGCGSSREGAVYALAGLGVRVMVASSYGDIFYSNCLKNGILPIMLSQADLDSVHEAIAGSQEPVDAAIDLQAQRIALSTGLWFPFEIDPAHRQRLIDGTDEVALTLQAEDDIRRFEQGDRMARPWAQRADA; this is translated from the coding sequence ATGACCGTCCCATTCCTTCGCCATTCCGGCCGCGCGGCCAGCCTGCCGCTGGACAACATCGACACCGACGTGATCATCCCGATGCAGCAGTTGCTCAGCGTGCCGCGCAGCGAGCTCGGGCGCTGCGCCTTCAATGCGCTGCGCTACGACGAACAAGGCAATGAGCGCGCGGATTTCCAGCTGAACACCACCAAAGGGCGCGGCGCCAGCGTGATCGTGGCCGGCCGCAACTTCGGCTGCGGCAGCTCGCGCGAAGGTGCGGTCTATGCGCTGGCCGGCCTCGGTGTGCGCGTGATGGTCGCAAGTTCATATGGCGACATCTTCTACAGCAACTGTTTGAAGAACGGCATCCTGCCCATCATGCTTTCCCAAGCCGACCTGGACAGTGTCCACGAGGCCATCGCAGGCTCTCAGGAGCCGGTTGACGCCGCCATCGACCTGCAGGCGCAGCGCATTGCCCTCAGCACGGGCCTGTGGTTTCCCTTCGAGATCGACCCGGCGCACAGGCAGCGTCTGATCGACGGGACGGACGAGGTGGCGCTCACACTACAGGCCGAAGATGACATCCGCCGCTTCGAGCAGGGCGACCGTATGGCCCGCCCTTGGGCGCAACGGGCGGACGCATGA
- a CDS encoding 3-isopropylmalate dehydratase large subunit — protein MDSHMPSTTLDKIWNAHRIKSSADGLDLLFVDRHYLTDLSGTLGLEDLQAARRPIRRPDLSVAIPDHMIETEPNGEAATLPANRRFVEPLKQLSAQASIQHLGRESGRQGIVHVTALEDGLTLPGLLVVCGDSHTTTHGAVGALALGIGSTEVAHVLATQAIWVKKPHQARVRLIGRTGAGVFAKDIALALIASLQADFGREHALAFEGEAVDRMSIEERATLCNMAVELGARIGYVVPDETTFSYLAGARSAPVGDMWDAAVEAWRALRPDEGAVYNKEVEFDVSGLLPQITWGTSVQHGMAIDAAVPGGSELEASRAYMDVKPGQKLEATPIQHVFIGSCTNSRIEDLRIAAGIARKGKVASGVRAWVVPGSQAVQRQAEAEGLDVIFREAGFQWRKPGCSMCVGTNGDTVPAGERCVSTSNRNFVGRQGPGARTHLASPATAVASALAGTIADPRPLMDAQP, from the coding sequence ATGGATAGCCACATGCCATCCACCACACTGGACAAGATTTGGAACGCGCACAGAATCAAGTCCTCGGCCGATGGCCTGGACCTGCTCTTCGTGGACCGCCACTACCTGACAGACCTGAGCGGCACGCTCGGCCTGGAGGACTTGCAGGCGGCGCGCCGCCCCATCCGGCGACCCGACCTGAGCGTGGCCATTCCCGATCACATGATCGAAACCGAGCCCAACGGCGAGGCGGCAACGCTGCCGGCCAACCGCCGGTTCGTGGAACCGCTGAAGCAGTTGTCCGCGCAGGCCTCGATCCAGCATCTCGGCCGCGAGTCGGGACGGCAGGGCATCGTCCATGTCACCGCGCTGGAAGACGGCCTGACCTTGCCCGGGCTGCTGGTGGTCTGCGGTGACAGCCACACGACGACCCACGGCGCGGTCGGCGCGCTGGCGTTGGGCATCGGCTCCACCGAGGTGGCGCACGTGCTGGCCACGCAGGCGATCTGGGTGAAAAAGCCGCACCAGGCCAGGGTCCGCCTTATCGGGCGCACCGGCGCGGGCGTATTTGCAAAGGACATCGCGCTGGCTCTGATCGCCAGCCTGCAGGCAGACTTCGGCCGCGAGCATGCGCTGGCCTTCGAGGGCGAGGCTGTGGACCGCATGTCCATCGAGGAGCGCGCGACGCTTTGCAACATGGCGGTTGAACTTGGCGCCCGCATCGGCTACGTCGTGCCCGACGAGACCACCTTCAGCTACCTCGCGGGGGCGAGGTCGGCGCCGGTGGGCGACATGTGGGACGCCGCCGTCGAGGCATGGCGCGCGCTGCGGCCCGACGAGGGCGCGGTCTACAACAAGGAAGTCGAGTTCGACGTGTCCGGCCTGCTGCCGCAGATCACGTGGGGAACCAGCGTCCAGCATGGGATGGCGATCGACGCAGCCGTCCCCGGCGGCAGCGAACTGGAGGCGTCGCGCGCTTACATGGACGTCAAGCCGGGGCAGAAGCTGGAGGCCACGCCGATCCAGCACGTCTTCATCGGCTCATGCACGAACAGCCGCATCGAGGACCTACGCATCGCCGCCGGCATTGCCCGCAAGGGCAAGGTGGCCAGCGGTGTGAGGGCCTGGGTGGTGCCGGGATCGCAGGCCGTGCAGCGGCAGGCCGAGGCGGAGGGGCTCGACGTGATCTTCCGCGAGGCCGGGTTCCAATGGCGCAAGCCCGGCTGCTCCATGTGCGTGGGCACCAACGGCGACACCGTGCCTGCGGGCGAGCGCTGCGTGTCCACCTCCAACCGCAACTTCGTGGGCCGGCAGGGCCCCGGCGCGCGGACCCACTTGGCCAGCCCGGCGACGGCCGTCGCCTCGGCGCTGGCCGGGACGATCGCCGATCCCCGACCCCTGATGGATGCACAGCCATGA
- a CDS encoding fatty-acid--CoA ligase, protein MSGPALLGLMQEQPLLISSLIVFAERHHGDGEIVSRRVEGDIHRTSWAEIARRSRQVANALDAAGVAPSGRVGTIAWNGYRHLELYYGVSGAGRVLHTLNPRLHPDQVAWIINHAEDDVLCFDLSFLPLVQAVHARCPSVRQWIALCDADRLPQDSGIPGLLSYEAWIDACSDRYDWPVFDENTASSMCYTSGTTGNPKAALYSHRSTVLHAYAAALPDAMGISSCDSVLPVVPMFHVNAWGIPYAGALTGCKLVFPGPALDGKSVHDLIEGEGVTFAAGVPTVWQMLLAHMEAGGLRFTALNRTVIGGAACPPSMLRAFRERYGVEVLHGWGMTEMSPLGTVCTLKKKHLAWPAEQQLAVLQKQGRALFGVQMKIVGEQGEDLPWDGKACGDLLVRGPWIVREYFKGEGGNPLVRDADGAGWFPTGDVAAIDADGYLQITDRSKDVIKSGGEWISSIDIENIAVAHPAVAMAACIGVSHPKWDERPIIAVVVRPGAQLAKEELLDFYRGKTVAKWQVPDDVVFVESIPLGATGKMLKTGLREQLRDYRLPDVTAATTTNG, encoded by the coding sequence ATGAGCGGGCCGGCGCTTCTTGGGCTGATGCAGGAACAGCCCCTGCTGATATCAAGCCTGATCGTGTTTGCCGAGCGGCATCACGGAGACGGCGAGATCGTCTCGCGACGGGTGGAGGGCGACATCCACAGGACCAGCTGGGCCGAAATCGCCCGCCGCTCGCGGCAGGTCGCCAACGCGCTGGACGCGGCCGGTGTCGCGCCCTCCGGCCGCGTCGGCACCATCGCCTGGAACGGCTACCGCCACCTGGAGCTGTATTACGGCGTCAGCGGCGCGGGCCGGGTGCTGCACACGCTCAACCCAAGGCTGCATCCCGACCAGGTGGCCTGGATCATCAACCATGCCGAAGACGACGTGCTGTGCTTCGATCTGAGCTTCCTGCCGCTGGTACAGGCGGTGCATGCGCGTTGCCCCTCGGTGCGGCAGTGGATCGCTCTGTGCGATGCGGACAGGCTGCCCCAGGACAGCGGCATACCCGGCCTCCTCAGCTATGAAGCCTGGATCGACGCATGCAGCGACCGCTATGACTGGCCCGTGTTCGACGAGAACACGGCGTCGAGCATGTGTTACACCAGCGGCACCACCGGCAACCCGAAGGCGGCGCTGTACAGCCACCGCTCCACCGTGCTGCACGCGTACGCCGCGGCGCTGCCTGACGCCATGGGCATCTCGTCGTGCGACTCGGTCCTGCCGGTCGTTCCGATGTTCCATGTCAACGCCTGGGGCATTCCCTATGCGGGCGCACTGACCGGCTGCAAGCTCGTGTTTCCGGGCCCGGCGCTGGACGGCAAGTCCGTCCATGACCTGATCGAGGGCGAAGGCGTTACCTTTGCCGCCGGCGTGCCGACCGTGTGGCAGATGCTGCTGGCCCACATGGAGGCCGGCGGACTGCGCTTCACCGCGCTGAACCGCACCGTGATCGGCGGCGCGGCCTGCCCGCCGAGCATGCTGCGCGCCTTCAGGGAGCGCTACGGCGTCGAGGTGTTGCACGGCTGGGGGATGACCGAGATGAGCCCGCTGGGCACGGTGTGCACGCTGAAGAAGAAGCACCTCGCGTGGCCGGCCGAGCAACAACTGGCGGTCCTGCAAAAGCAGGGGCGTGCGCTGTTCGGCGTGCAGATGAAGATCGTCGGCGAACAGGGCGAGGACTTGCCCTGGGACGGCAAGGCCTGCGGCGACCTGCTGGTGCGCGGCCCCTGGATCGTGCGCGAATACTTCAAGGGTGAGGGTGGTAACCCGCTGGTCAGGGACGCGGACGGCGCCGGCTGGTTTCCCACGGGTGACGTGGCCGCCATCGACGCCGACGGCTACCTGCAGATCACCGATCGCAGCAAGGACGTGATCAAGTCCGGCGGCGAATGGATCAGCTCCATCGACATAGAGAACATCGCCGTGGCGCACCCTGCCGTGGCCATGGCCGCCTGCATCGGCGTATCCCACCCCAAGTGGGACGAGCGGCCGATCATCGCGGTCGTGGTGCGCCCCGGCGCGCAGCTCGCAAAGGAGGAACTGCTGGACTTCTACCGCGGCAAGACGGTGGCGAAGTGGCAGGTGCCCGACGACGTGGTGTTCGTCGAGTCGATCCCGCTCGGCGCGACCGGGAAGATGCTCAAGACGGGGCTGCGCGAGCAGCTCAGGGACTACCGGTTGCCGGATGTGACGGCGGCCACCACAACCAATGGATAG
- a CDS encoding Sua5/YciO/YrdC/YwlC family protein, with product MNSIDIAGDARRTMDIIKAGGIAIVPNDTGYACCGSSMDPLQRIYDTKQRGSHKRNAMGADLETQRELQRLSPRAQQMVEALVADHDLPVGVIGSFRAGHPLLQKLGDEGMRASSAVGTIGILLNAGPFHKELSRLSREEVVPLFGSSANLTGTGPRFSVDEIPPEIKAIADITIDYGLRRYHTYRRAGTLINFDTLQVVRIGACYELISGVLRRWFGLELPPDPGFEQLPSGHLNEFGLKGVE from the coding sequence ATGAACAGCATCGATATCGCTGGCGACGCCCGGCGCACCATGGACATCATCAAGGCCGGCGGCATCGCCATTGTGCCGAACGACACCGGCTATGCCTGCTGCGGCTCGTCGATGGACCCGCTGCAGAGGATCTACGACACCAAGCAGCGCGGCAGCCACAAGCGCAATGCCATGGGCGCGGACCTCGAGACCCAGCGTGAGCTGCAGCGGCTGAGCCCGCGCGCGCAGCAGATGGTCGAGGCGCTGGTGGCCGACCACGACCTGCCCGTGGGCGTGATCGGCAGCTTCCGCGCCGGCCATCCGCTGCTGCAGAAGCTCGGCGACGAAGGCATGCGCGCCAGCTCGGCCGTCGGCACCATCGGCATCCTGCTGAATGCGGGCCCGTTCCACAAGGAACTGTCGCGCCTGAGCCGCGAGGAGGTGGTGCCGTTGTTCGGCTCGTCCGCCAACCTGACCGGCACCGGGCCGCGCTTTTCGGTCGACGAAATTCCGCCGGAGATCAAGGCCATTGCCGACATCACGATCGACTACGGCCTGCGCCGCTACCACACCTACCGGCGCGCCGGGACGCTGATCAACTTCGACACCCTGCAGGTCGTGCGCATCGGCGCCTGCTACGAGCTGATCTCCGGCGTGCTCAGGCGCTGGTTCGGCCTCGAGCTGCCACCTGATCCTGGCTTCGAGCAGCTGCCCTCGGGGCACCTGAACGAGTTTGGCCTGAAAGGCGTGGAATGA
- a CDS encoding Sua5/YciO/YrdC/YwlC family protein, which translates to MTRLDIKGDARRIFDTLRSGGIAIIPNDAGYALMGGTYDAVHRIFLAKKRGGHKRNAMLASMATQRELHVLDQRSQDMVEMLTQDYNLTVGVAAPYRKDHPLMAKVDPRLIEASTGHGTVGLLLNAGPLFEEVCRLCREAELPVFGSSANLTGTGPKFRVEDIQPELRAIADVIIDYGLRKYHHYQRSATTLSFATGEVECLRIGSCYELICDVLQRHFNVTLAKDPGREVNASGHLQEFAFKEVSYS; encoded by the coding sequence ATGACCAGACTTGACATCAAGGGCGATGCCCGTCGCATCTTCGACACCCTCAGGAGTGGCGGCATCGCCATCATCCCCAACGACGCGGGCTATGCGCTGATGGGCGGAACGTATGACGCCGTGCACCGCATCTTCCTTGCTAAGAAGCGCGGCGGGCATAAGCGCAACGCGATGCTGGCTTCCATGGCAACGCAGCGCGAACTGCACGTGCTCGACCAGCGCTCGCAGGACATGGTCGAGATGCTGACGCAGGACTACAACCTGACCGTCGGCGTGGCCGCGCCTTACCGCAAGGACCATCCGCTCATGGCCAAGGTCGATCCGCGCCTCATCGAGGCCAGCACCGGCCACGGCACGGTGGGCCTGCTGCTCAATGCCGGGCCGCTGTTTGAGGAAGTCTGCCGGCTCTGCCGCGAAGCCGAGCTGCCCGTGTTCGGCTCGTCGGCCAATCTGACCGGCACCGGCCCGAAGTTCCGGGTGGAAGACATCCAGCCCGAGCTGCGCGCGATTGCCGACGTCATCATCGACTACGGCCTGCGCAAGTACCACCACTACCAGCGCTCGGCCACCACGCTCAGCTTTGCGACCGGCGAGGTCGAGTGCCTGCGCATCGGCTCCTGCTACGAGCTGATCTGCGACGTGCTGCAGCGGCATTTCAACGTCACCCTGGCAAAGGACCCGGGGCGCGAGGTCAATGCCTCGGGCCACCTGCAGGAGTTCGCATTCAAGGAAGTCAGCTACAGCTGA
- a CDS encoding tripartite tricarboxylate transporter substrate binding protein produces the protein MTRRTLRTSAALALLCMSLAAVAATPTPWKPTRPVTVVVPYTPGGGTDSVARAVSKQLSVIWGQPVVIENLPGADGLIGTRKVIDAKPDGTTLLMQVPAIVLTRYTPGLKGVDPVSQLQPITAVAQASNAVVISGKLPAKSLAEFVEYCRRPGQRCSVATTDNQSRIMSRQFVSEEKLDSTVIVNYRGTAAIVTDMIANNVDMAFTGIAAALPHHKTGALRFIATTGDRRAGALPDVATTAEAGFAQYRSVNWFGLFAPRGLPPDAAQGLVAALREAVKAPDVRTAIVAAGAEPLVSTPDEFAAQVKAEGDRLGALVKRHPLE, from the coding sequence ATGACACGCAGAACCCTCCGGACTTCGGCAGCACTGGCGCTCCTGTGCATGTCCCTGGCCGCAGTGGCGGCGACGCCCACGCCCTGGAAGCCAACTCGCCCCGTCACCGTGGTCGTGCCCTACACGCCGGGCGGCGGCACCGACAGCGTGGCGCGTGCCGTCTCCAAACAGCTTTCGGTGATCTGGGGCCAGCCGGTGGTCATCGAGAACTTGCCGGGCGCGGACGGCCTCATCGGCACCCGCAAGGTCATCGACGCGAAGCCCGATGGCACAACGCTGCTAATGCAGGTGCCGGCCATCGTGCTGACCCGGTACACGCCGGGCCTGAAGGGCGTCGACCCTGTCAGCCAGCTGCAGCCCATCACGGCGGTGGCGCAGGCTTCCAATGCGGTGGTGATCAGCGGCAAGCTGCCGGCGAAATCGCTCGCTGAATTCGTCGAGTACTGCCGCCGACCCGGCCAGCGCTGCTCGGTCGCCACGACCGACAACCAGTCGCGCATCATGTCGCGCCAGTTCGTCTCGGAAGAGAAGCTGGACAGCACGGTCATCGTCAACTACCGGGGCACGGCCGCCATCGTGACCGACATGATCGCCAACAACGTCGACATGGCGTTCACCGGCATTGCCGCGGCGCTGCCCCACCACAAGACGGGTGCCTTGCGCTTCATCGCCACGACAGGGGACAGGCGCGCGGGTGCTTTGCCCGACGTCGCCACCACGGCTGAGGCGGGCTTTGCCCAGTACCGGTCCGTCAACTGGTTCGGCCTGTTCGCGCCGCGGGGCCTGCCGCCCGACGCGGCGCAGGGCCTGGTGGCGGCCCTTCGCGAGGCGGTAAAGGCGCCGGACGTGCGCACCGCCATCGTTGCCGCGGGCGCCGAGCCGCTGGTCAGCACGCCCGACGAATTCGCCGCCCAAGTCAAGGCCGAGGGCGACCGCCTCGGCGCGCTCGTCAAACGCCACCCCCTCGAATAA
- a CDS encoding isocitrate lyase/PEP mutase family protein, whose product MKTNPTLRQQLAAPGLVIAPGAYDGIGARQIEQAGFGAVYMTGAGTSAARGYPDFGLLTMSEMVENAAVMARSINLPLIADADTGYGNELNVTRTVREYESRGVAAIHIEDQVSPKRCGHLDGKQVISREEFVSKIRAAVEARRTPDFVIIARTDARAMMDLDEAIWRANAALQAGADIAFVEATQSLEEMAEVPRRVQGPCLLNVVPGGRTPNIDLREAGAMGYKLAILPGLVLVAAMEAADAALAQLKATQMPPTITRGVAETFRRFGADEWDALRTRFNAGETMGR is encoded by the coding sequence TTGAAGACCAACCCAACATTGCGCCAGCAGCTTGCCGCGCCCGGCCTCGTCATCGCCCCCGGCGCCTACGACGGCATCGGCGCGCGGCAGATCGAACAGGCCGGCTTCGGCGCCGTCTACATGACCGGCGCCGGCACGTCTGCGGCCCGCGGCTACCCCGATTTCGGCTTGCTCACGATGAGCGAAATGGTGGAGAACGCGGCCGTGATGGCGCGCTCGATCAACCTCCCGCTGATCGCCGATGCCGACACCGGCTACGGCAACGAGCTGAACGTGACCCGCACGGTGCGCGAGTACGAGTCGCGCGGCGTGGCGGCGATCCACATCGAGGACCAGGTCAGCCCTAAGCGCTGCGGCCACCTGGACGGCAAGCAGGTCATTTCGCGCGAGGAATTCGTCTCCAAGATTCGCGCCGCGGTCGAGGCGCGGCGCACGCCTGACTTCGTGATCATTGCCCGCACCGACGCACGCGCCATGATGGACCTGGACGAGGCGATCTGGCGGGCCAATGCCGCGCTGCAGGCCGGCGCCGACATCGCCTTCGTCGAAGCCACGCAGTCGCTGGAGGAAATGGCCGAGGTGCCCAGGCGGGTGCAGGGGCCCTGTCTGCTGAATGTGGTGCCGGGCGGCCGCACGCCCAACATCGACCTGCGCGAGGCCGGGGCCATGGGCTACAAGCTGGCCATCCTGCCGGGGCTGGTGCTCGTCGCGGCCATGGAAGCGGCCGACGCCGCGCTCGCCCAGCTCAAGGCGACCCAGATGCCGCCCACCATCACCCGCGGCGTCGCCGAGACGTTCCGGCGGTTCGGTGCCGACGAGTGGGACGCGCTGCGCACCCGCTTCAACGCCGGCGAAACGATGGGGCGCTGA
- a CDS encoding tripartite tricarboxylate transporter substrate binding protein translates to MSKNLTQRPASAGRRDFLAQAALSALALPAFAQPAAWPSRPIKLVIGYGPGGAGDTTARLLAEGMQKLLKQPVIMDYRPGASGMLAADLVAKSPADGYTLHLTDDGALSIGPATRKINYDPQAFTFIGSPGGLPLVLCTPPSLPVNTVAELVSHIKAHPGTVSYATSGVGSLPHLLGEQFKSLIAADLTDVPYKGTGALLPDLMSGRVAFAFPATTGVLSHVKAGSVRALAITSPKRIALMPNVPTMAEAGYPQINSIYRSAIVAPPGLPAAIEAQLTAALQQVTQDAATITLLETGGFNVAYQPPAATKLVFKNELQKWKALIVANGLHLSE, encoded by the coding sequence ATGTCGAAGAACCTGACCCAACGCCCCGCATCGGCGGGCCGCCGTGACTTCCTGGCCCAGGCGGCGCTGTCAGCGCTGGCCCTGCCGGCCTTCGCACAACCGGCCGCCTGGCCCAGCAGGCCCATCAAGCTGGTGATCGGCTACGGCCCCGGCGGCGCCGGCGACACCACGGCGCGGCTGCTGGCCGAGGGCATGCAGAAACTGCTCAAGCAGCCGGTGATCATGGACTACAGGCCCGGCGCCAGCGGCATGCTCGCGGCCGACTTGGTGGCGAAGTCGCCCGCCGACGGTTACACCCTCCACCTGACCGACGACGGTGCGTTGTCCATCGGGCCGGCCACCCGCAAGATCAACTACGACCCGCAGGCATTCACTTTCATCGGAAGCCCGGGCGGCCTGCCGCTGGTGCTGTGCACGCCGCCCAGCCTTCCAGTCAACACCGTCGCCGAACTGGTCAGCCACATCAAGGCCCATCCGGGCACGGTGAGCTATGCCACCAGCGGCGTGGGCAGCCTGCCCCACCTGCTCGGCGAGCAGTTCAAGAGCCTCATCGCCGCGGACCTGACCGACGTTCCGTACAAGGGCACCGGCGCGCTGCTGCCCGACCTCATGTCGGGCCGCGTGGCCTTCGCTTTCCCCGCGACCACGGGCGTGCTGAGCCACGTCAAGGCCGGCAGTGTCCGCGCGCTGGCGATCACGTCGCCCAAGCGGATCGCGCTGATGCCCAACGTGCCCACCATGGCGGAAGCGGGCTACCCGCAGATCAACTCGATCTACCGCTCGGCCATTGTCGCGCCGCCCGGCCTGCCGGCTGCCATCGAGGCGCAGCTGACCGCCGCCCTGCAGCAGGTCACGCAGGACGCCGCAACCATCACGCTGCTGGAGACCGGCGGATTCAACGTGGCGTACCAGCCGCCCGCCGCGACCAAGTTGGTCTTCAAAAACGAGCTGCAGAAGTGGAAGGCGCTGATCGTGGCCAATGGCCTGCACCTGAGCGAATGA
- a CDS encoding esterase: MERSFASVMLLAAAALVGGCATTGGFQVSEVGSFHAGGTQVALSGLAERELRLTPSAPVMKVNPNGEFETGQLYVQYVRLAAPRARYPLLMWHGGGLTGVTWETKPDGASGWQQYFLQAGHDVYVSDAVERGRASWSRYPEIYTSEPFFRPKQEAWEGFRIGAGYSKDPAQRVAYPGGQFPVEAFDQFAKQAVPRWATNNVATQAAYDALVAKVCPCVIVVHSQGSAFAMQASLNAPGMVKGIVAVEPGGAPDPAGVNLTTVKGVPHLFVWGDNLAGNEGWARLRTAPDRYRAALLAQGGVADLLDLPASGIKGNSHMVMMDRNSDQVAARIQAWMSANGLMK, encoded by the coding sequence ATGGAAAGGTCGTTCGCAAGCGTCATGCTGCTGGCAGCGGCGGCCCTCGTTGGCGGCTGCGCCACGACGGGCGGCTTTCAGGTCAGCGAAGTCGGCAGCTTCCATGCCGGCGGGACGCAGGTCGCGCTGTCGGGCCTCGCCGAACGCGAGCTCCGCCTGACGCCCAGCGCGCCGGTGATGAAGGTCAACCCCAACGGCGAGTTCGAAACCGGCCAGCTCTACGTGCAGTACGTGAGGCTGGCCGCGCCGCGCGCCCGCTATCCGCTGCTGATGTGGCATGGCGGTGGCCTCACGGGCGTGACCTGGGAGACCAAGCCGGACGGCGCATCCGGCTGGCAGCAGTACTTCCTCCAGGCGGGGCACGACGTCTATGTGTCCGACGCGGTCGAGCGCGGGCGCGCATCCTGGTCACGCTACCCCGAGATCTACACCAGCGAACCGTTTTTCCGGCCCAAGCAGGAGGCCTGGGAAGGCTTCCGCATCGGCGCCGGCTACAGCAAGGATCCGGCGCAGCGGGTGGCGTACCCAGGTGGGCAGTTCCCGGTGGAGGCCTTCGACCAGTTTGCCAAGCAGGCCGTGCCGCGCTGGGCCACCAACAACGTCGCGACCCAGGCCGCCTACGACGCGCTGGTGGCCAAGGTCTGCCCATGCGTGATCGTCGTGCACAGCCAGGGCTCGGCCTTTGCCATGCAGGCTTCGCTGAACGCGCCGGGCATGGTCAAGGGCATCGTCGCGGTGGAGCCGGGTGGCGCGCCCGACCCGGCCGGCGTGAACCTCACCACCGTCAAGGGTGTACCGCACCTGTTCGTGTGGGGAGACAACCTGGCCGGCAACGAGGGCTGGGCCAGGCTACGCACCGCGCCCGATCGCTATCGCGCCGCATTGCTGGCCCAGGGCGGCGTGGCCGACCTGCTGGACCTGCCGGCCAGCGGCATCAAGGGCAACTCGCACATGGTGATGATGGACCGCAACTCCGACCAGGTCGCCGCCCGCATCCAGGCGTGGATGAGCGCCAACGGCCTGATGAAGTAA